Proteins encoded by one window of Vigna radiata var. radiata cultivar VC1973A chromosome 5, Vradiata_ver6, whole genome shotgun sequence:
- the LOC106761404 gene encoding uncharacterized protein LOC106761404 produces the protein MLLRETFRKTKVILHKTLRSLKSVIFGGYQKLPRSLSFNPFLGRSNATTYTSDQFYNEFYDMLQSDLNRIKRGADNNSMSRSREETEDAANAETLTKESSEKSVGEVGDVEEKKSKGSCELGKKEGVYDLAQKMKELEMMNTGDVEHVLDIEEALHYYSRLKSPVYLDIVDKFFNDMHTEFSVQESSISVKRSKSKGRLGSIRL, from the coding sequence ATGCTGCTTAGAGAAACCTTTCGCAAGACCAAGGTTATACTTCACAAGACCCTCCGTAGTTTAAAGTCTGTCATCTTTGGAGGGTACCAAAAACTCCCCAGATCTCTCTCCTTCAATCCATTCCTTGGTCGCAGCAATGCCACAACTTACACAAGTGATCAATTCTACAATGAGTTTTATGACATGCTGCAGTCTGATCTGAACAGAATAAAGAGGGGTGCCGACAACAACAGCATGAGCAGGTCGAGGGAGGAAACGGAAGATGCTGCAAACGCTGAAACCTTGACGAAAGAAAGTTCAGAAAAAAGCGTTGGGGAAGTTGGAGAtgtggaagagaagaaaagcaaAGGGAGCTGTGAACTGGGAAAGAAAGAGGGTGTTTATGACTTGGCGCAAAAGATGAAGGAATTGGAGATGATGAATACGGGTGATGTTGAGCACGTGCTAGACATAGAAGAGGCACTTCACTACTACTCACGCCTCAAAAGTCCTGTTTATTTAGATATTGTGGACAAGTTCTTCAATGACATGCACACTGAATTCTCAGTTCAAGAGTCCTCTATCAGCGTCAAACGCTCCAAGTCAAAGGGAAGACTTGGCTCAATCAGGTTGTAG